One genomic segment of [Phormidium] sp. ETS-05 includes these proteins:
- a CDS encoding bifunctional riboflavin kinase/FAD synthetase: MWITSSLTNVLTPTAVALGNFDGVHRGHRRVIEPIVSQTPSTPRATVVTFQPHPQEFFSGQPRTLLTPGAEKVQLLKAMGVEQLVLLPFDEKLAKLSPREFVEEILLDRLQAVQISVGEDFRFGRDRMGTAADLEAIAQPYGVRVHIIPLQKRHYERISSSAIREALLQGDISEANSRLGRAYSLVGQVITGQQLGRTIGFPTANLLLPPQKFLPRLGVYAARVTTETDNTPMAAAVNIGHRPTVGADGVPTVEVHILDWGGDLYGKTLTVSLEQFLRPEQKFASLTQLKAQIAADCAAVRTCYREVGAIIPT; the protein is encoded by the coding sequence GTGTGGATAACCTCTTCTTTAACTAATGTTCTCACTCCCACGGCAGTGGCTCTGGGAAATTTTGATGGCGTACATCGCGGACACCGCCGGGTGATAGAACCGATTGTATCCCAAACACCGTCCACCCCTAGGGCTACGGTGGTGACGTTTCAGCCCCATCCCCAAGAGTTTTTCTCTGGCCAACCCCGTACCCTCCTAACTCCAGGAGCGGAAAAGGTGCAGCTTTTGAAAGCGATGGGGGTAGAACAGCTAGTTTTGCTGCCTTTCGATGAGAAACTGGCCAAGCTCAGCCCTCGGGAGTTCGTCGAAGAAATTCTCCTGGACCGTCTGCAAGCGGTGCAGATTAGCGTTGGGGAGGATTTTCGCTTTGGCCGCGATCGGATGGGAACGGCGGCGGACCTGGAGGCGATCGCCCAACCCTATGGTGTCCGCGTCCATATCATCCCCCTGCAAAAGCGTCACTACGAGCGCATCAGCAGCTCTGCCATCCGCGAAGCTCTGCTACAAGGGGACATCTCGGAGGCCAACTCCCGTCTGGGGCGTGCCTATTCTTTGGTGGGTCAAGTCATCACGGGTCAGCAGCTTGGGCGGACGATCGGTTTCCCCACGGCTAACCTGCTGCTGCCCCCCCAAAAGTTTCTCCCCAGACTGGGGGTGTACGCCGCTCGTGTCACCACAGAAACCGACAATACTCCTATGGCAGCGGCGGTGAATATCGGCCATCGTCCCACGGTGGGCGCCGATGGCGTTCCTACGGTGGAAGTCCACATCCTCGACTGGGGTGGGGATTTGTACGGCAAAACTCTCACCGTCAGCCTGGAGCAATTTTTGCGCCCAGAACAGAAATTTGCCTCTTTGACTCAGCTCAAAGCTCAAATTGCTGCTGACTGTGCCGCCGTCCGCACCTGCTATCGTGAGGTTGGGGCAATTATTCCGACTTGA
- a CDS encoding MBL fold metallo-hydrolase produces the protein MLQMQDQFTVHFWGVRGSIPCPGAETVRYGGNTPCVEMRVGGKRLIFDGGTGLRVLGQYLLAHMPVEACMFFTHTHWDHIQGFPFFVPAFIPGNKFHLYGAVAPQGATLQQRLNDQMLHPNFPVPLQIMGAQLEFHDLTIDEPLLLGEVKIETALLNHPGEAVGYRVNWEGYAAAYITDTEHFPDRLDENVLKLCRNANVMIYDATYTDEEYYSPKSSRVGWGHSTWQEAVKVAKAANVEKLVIFHHDPLHNDDFLDRVGEQVAQQFPNSLMAREGLTIQLIAPPEPG, from the coding sequence ATGCTTCAGATGCAAGACCAATTTACAGTTCATTTCTGGGGGGTGCGAGGCAGCATACCCTGCCCGGGTGCAGAGACAGTCCGCTACGGAGGCAATACGCCTTGCGTGGAGATGCGGGTAGGCGGCAAACGCCTGATTTTTGATGGGGGCACGGGGTTGCGAGTTTTGGGACAATATCTGCTCGCCCACATGCCTGTAGAAGCCTGCATGTTTTTCACCCACACCCACTGGGACCACATCCAGGGGTTTCCCTTTTTTGTCCCTGCCTTCATTCCGGGCAATAAGTTCCACCTGTATGGAGCAGTTGCGCCCCAAGGGGCGACTCTGCAACAGCGCCTCAATGACCAAATGCTCCACCCCAACTTTCCCGTGCCCCTCCAGATTATGGGGGCGCAGCTAGAATTTCACGACCTCACGATTGATGAACCCCTACTCCTAGGGGAAGTTAAAATCGAAACCGCCCTGCTCAATCACCCCGGTGAAGCGGTGGGCTACCGAGTGAACTGGGAGGGTTACGCCGCTGCCTATATCACGGATACAGAACATTTCCCCGATCGGCTCGATGAAAATGTCCTCAAGCTGTGTCGCAACGCTAATGTAATGATTTACGATGCCACCTACACCGATGAGGAATACTATTCTCCCAAGTCATCCCGGGTGGGTTGGGGTCATTCCACTTGGCAGGAAGCAGTCAAGGTGGCAAAGGCCGCTAATGTGGAAAAGCTGGTAATTTTCCACCACGACCCCCTACATAACGACGATTTTTTAGATCGGGTGGGGGAGCAGGTGGCGCAGCAATTTCCTAATTCTTTGATGGCCAGAGAAGGGTTGACCATCCAGCTCATTGCGCCACCGGAGCCCGGTTGA
- the gyrA gene encoding DNA gyrase subunit A: MTTSQERIILTDLGNEMSRSYLEYAMSVIVGRALPDARDGLKPVHRRILYAMHELGLMPDRPFRKCARVVGEVLGKYHPHGDTAVYDALVRMAQDFSMRDPLIQGHGNFGSIDNDPPAAMRYTECRLQALTTESLLRDIDSETVDFGDNFDGSQQEPLVMPARLPQLLLNGSSGIAVGMATNIPPHNLGELIDGLVALIHKPEITDLELMQYIPGPDFPTGGKILGISGIRDVYTTGRGSICMRGVADIETLQQRGRQDKEAIIITELPYQTNKAAMIEKIAELVNDKRIEGISDIRDESDRDGMRIVIELKRDAYPRVVLNNLYKQTPLQANFGANMLALVNGEPQLLTLKQFLQVFLDFRVEAITRRTRYELRKAEERDHLLQGLLIALANLDAIIHLIRASADSSAAKQELMDTYGLSESQSDAILQMQLRRLTALEAEKIQKEHEELITLIADLKDILARRDRILEIIETEVANLKEKFATPRRTVIEPAEGEIEETDLIANEKAIILVTEQGYIKRMPVNTFEAQSRATRGKSGTKMKEDDVVAHFLTCCDHDSVLFFTDRGVVHALNAYQIPAASRTARGVPIVQLLPIPHEEKITSIIPVAEFSDEEYLVMLTQMGYIKKTAISAFSNIRANGLKALVLEEGDELRWVRRATNADSVTIGTRNGMVIHFQTDDTQLRPLGRNTRGVKSMKLRPGDEIISMDILSASTIAGLKQAAEIEELEEEEDLENVADDDSDITEDGEGEIEAQAGPWLLAITTGGFGKRVPVGLFRLQRRAGKGTIAIKFRNDQDKLAALRVVNEDDELMIITARGIIIRQAVKAISSQSRTARGVRVQRLDEDDAIAAVALVPPTAEGEGGPDLEEMEETE, from the coding sequence ATGACAACATCCCAGGAGCGAATTATTCTTACGGATCTGGGTAATGAAATGTCCCGCTCTTACCTAGAATACGCGATGAGCGTAATTGTGGGTCGGGCGCTGCCAGATGCGCGGGATGGGCTCAAGCCTGTACACCGGCGGATTCTGTACGCGATGCACGAACTGGGTCTGATGCCGGACCGCCCTTTCCGCAAGTGCGCCCGGGTGGTGGGGGAGGTGCTGGGTAAGTACCACCCCCACGGTGATACGGCGGTTTATGATGCCTTGGTGAGGATGGCGCAGGATTTCTCGATGCGGGACCCCCTGATTCAAGGTCACGGGAATTTCGGATCGATCGACAATGACCCGCCAGCGGCTATGCGTTACACGGAATGCCGCCTACAAGCTCTCACCACTGAATCCCTCCTGCGGGATATTGACTCGGAAACGGTGGATTTTGGCGATAATTTCGACGGTTCCCAGCAAGAACCCCTGGTGATGCCCGCTCGGTTGCCCCAACTGCTGCTCAATGGTTCCTCGGGGATCGCGGTGGGGATGGCTACCAATATCCCACCACACAATCTCGGGGAGTTGATTGATGGGTTGGTGGCCCTAATTCACAAACCGGAAATTACGGATTTGGAGCTGATGCAGTATATCCCCGGTCCAGACTTCCCTACTGGAGGTAAGATTCTGGGCATTTCTGGCATCCGTGATGTTTACACCACGGGCCGGGGTTCGATTTGTATGCGAGGGGTGGCGGACATCGAGACGCTGCAGCAGCGGGGCAGACAGGATAAAGAGGCGATTATTATTACGGAGTTGCCTTATCAAACGAATAAGGCGGCGATGATTGAAAAAATCGCTGAGTTGGTTAATGATAAGCGGATTGAGGGGATTTCTGATATCCGGGATGAGAGCGATCGCGACGGTATGCGCATCGTCATCGAACTAAAGCGGGATGCTTATCCTCGGGTTGTTCTGAATAATCTCTACAAGCAAACTCCCCTGCAAGCTAATTTTGGGGCGAATATGCTGGCCCTGGTGAACGGCGAACCCCAGTTGCTCACGCTCAAGCAGTTCTTGCAAGTTTTCTTGGATTTCCGCGTAGAAGCAATTACCCGCCGCACTCGCTATGAATTGCGCAAAGCTGAGGAACGAGACCACCTGTTACAAGGTTTGTTGATTGCTCTGGCGAACCTGGATGCAATTATCCACTTAATTCGCGCTTCTGCTGATAGTTCGGCGGCGAAGCAGGAGCTGATGGATACTTATGGTCTTTCTGAATCGCAATCAGATGCGATTTTGCAAATGCAGCTCCGTCGCCTCACGGCTTTGGAAGCGGAAAAGATTCAGAAGGAACATGAAGAATTAATCACCCTGATTGCGGATTTAAAAGATATTCTGGCACGGCGCGATCGGATTTTGGAAATTATCGAAACCGAAGTGGCGAATCTGAAAGAGAAATTTGCTACGCCACGCCGCACGGTGATTGAACCGGCAGAAGGGGAAATCGAAGAGACGGACCTAATTGCTAATGAAAAGGCAATTATCCTGGTGACGGAACAGGGTTACATCAAGCGGATGCCGGTAAATACCTTTGAGGCGCAAAGCCGCGCTACTCGGGGCAAATCTGGCACCAAGATGAAGGAAGATGATGTGGTAGCACATTTTCTCACTTGTTGCGACCATGATTCTGTGCTGTTTTTCACCGATCGCGGTGTGGTTCATGCCCTGAATGCCTACCAAATCCCGGCGGCTTCCCGCACGGCTCGCGGCGTCCCGATCGTGCAGTTGTTGCCGATTCCCCATGAGGAAAAAATTACCTCGATTATCCCGGTGGCGGAGTTTTCTGATGAGGAATATCTGGTGATGTTGACCCAAATGGGTTATATCAAAAAAACGGCGATTTCGGCTTTCAGCAATATCCGCGCTAATGGTTTAAAGGCGCTGGTTTTGGAGGAAGGTGATGAGCTGCGCTGGGTGCGTCGTGCTACTAATGCTGATAGTGTGACGATCGGGACTCGTAATGGGATGGTGATTCACTTCCAAACTGATGACACGCAACTGCGCCCCCTGGGCCGCAATACTCGCGGTGTTAAGTCGATGAAATTGCGCCCGGGTGATGAAATTATCAGTATGGATATCCTCTCGGCTAGTACGATCGCAGGGCTGAAGCAGGCTGCGGAAATTGAGGAGCTAGAAGAGGAGGAAGATTTGGAAAATGTCGCTGATGATGATAGCGACATTACTGAGGATGGGGAAGGAGAAATCGAGGCTCAAGCTGGTCCTTGGTTGCTGGCGATCACTACTGGCGGTTTTGGCAAGCGGGTGCCTGTGGGTCTATTCCGCCTGCAACGTCGCGCTGGCAAAGGTACGATCGCGATTAAATTCCGCAACGACCAAGATAAATTGGCGGCTCTGCGGGTGGTAAATGAAGATGACGAACTGATGATTATTACTGCCCGAGGAATTATCATCCGTCAGGCGGTGAAGGCAATATCTTCTCAATCTCGCACGGCTCGCGGCGTTCGGGTGCAACGTCTGGATGAGGATGACGCGATCGCTGCTGTCGCCTTAGTTCCCCCTACCGCTGAAGGTGAGGGGGGTCCCGACCTTGAAGAGATGGAAGAAACCGAATAG
- a CDS encoding nucleotide exchange factor GrpE, whose translation MTNDKGPMTNDQQQSALTLDAALRDQLVNELGTLQKERMALQQALREQQTQETAAKEELFLELLDLFDSLEFLLDYMAAHPELPPEFVKRLPKSLSIVQKKLLGVLDRRQVQPLELEGNKPNFDYCRVVECEVKPDLEEQTIIKIVRQGFRHREKILRPIEVITSKRESAAGEPED comes from the coding sequence ATGACAAATGACAAAGGACCAATGACCAATGACCAACAACAATCAGCTTTAACCTTAGATGCGGCACTGCGAGACCAACTCGTAAACGAATTGGGAACTCTGCAAAAAGAAAGAATGGCGCTGCAACAGGCATTGCGGGAGCAACAAACCCAAGAAACGGCAGCGAAGGAGGAGCTATTTCTAGAACTGTTAGACCTGTTCGACTCTTTAGAATTTTTACTCGACTATATGGCAGCTCATCCCGAATTGCCACCGGAGTTTGTGAAGCGGTTGCCCAAGTCCTTATCCATCGTGCAAAAGAAATTGCTGGGCGTACTCGATCGGCGTCAAGTGCAGCCCTTAGAACTGGAAGGAAATAAACCCAATTTCGACTACTGCCGGGTAGTGGAATGCGAAGTAAAACCGGACCTAGAAGAACAAACCATTATCAAAATTGTCCGCCAAGGATTTCGTCATAGAGAGAAAATCCTCCGCCCGATCGAAGTGATTACATCCAAGAGAGAATCAGCCGCAGGCGAACCAGAAGATTAG
- a CDS encoding LysM peptidoglycan-binding domain-containing protein → MSNYLTCPVCDRPQIEGDICPNCETNLTLIRQLTELPTVAAPVTPKSRTIAPWLPLTMAIILLLLGMGLGVAGNSFYVQQRVPAIAITTTPPPASPPPQIEETPAAESPKTCGGFYYQVRRGDSLSRIASRLYGDSNLWPKIVAANPQLKSRENDLNIGELFFVPNLEDNCP, encoded by the coding sequence ATGAGCAATTATCTCACTTGTCCCGTATGCGATCGTCCGCAAATAGAGGGGGATATTTGCCCCAACTGCGAAACCAATCTGACTTTGATTCGCCAACTCACGGAACTGCCAACGGTGGCGGCTCCAGTCACCCCAAAATCACGGACGATCGCTCCCTGGTTGCCCCTAACTATGGCAATTATCCTCCTCTTATTAGGAATGGGTTTAGGTGTAGCCGGAAATTCCTTTTATGTCCAGCAACGAGTCCCGGCGATCGCTATCACTACCACCCCGCCACCAGCGTCGCCGCCTCCCCAAATCGAGGAAACTCCTGCTGCTGAATCCCCGAAAACCTGTGGCGGCTTCTATTATCAAGTGCGGCGGGGCGATTCTTTATCGCGGATTGCTTCCCGGCTGTATGGAGATAGCAATTTATGGCCAAAAATTGTGGCCGCCAATCCCCAGCTTAAAAGCCGGGAAAATGATTTAAACATCGGTGAGTTATTTTTCGTCCCTAACCTGGAGGATAATTGCCCATAA
- a CDS encoding Hsp70 family protein, whose amino-acid sequence MGNVVGIDLGTTNSVAAFKWSDKVAVVTTEENAGFRDALTRSVVALDEGKLVVGDKAYNQLRQKPENVVISIKRLMGRGFNDPAVQQQLSRFGYKISQSTQGTDNSLSVWLDGREYQPEDISAEILKKVAENAQLYQEKSGKKIKITHAVVTIPAYFNDKQRYATQNAVTRAGLGLVELLPEPTAAAISYGFKPDSEDVKTILVYDFGGGTFDSSLITVSGNQFIESGKAGDLWLGGDDIDHKLFELVKAKVAAEEGIANIDALIAKMPHYHRVRFLADVKVAVEQAKIDLSTKETARILPSTPLLDEFGMTLPIDVPITRRELEEIILPLVERSIAICQDTLKYSEYPADMVDIVLLVGGSSQIPLVQSKVREAFGADKVVVHPRPMYAVAEGAAIVASGLTEKVSTVSRDYFIELVNDPRYKVISQGDILPVKTSHTFRTEADGQRLIHFKFYSPDRVSEDLDRVTHDERIGEMWLALDKPYPRGTEVAVTAELDEKNGSLQITAALKNNPAVRVSCSFSRGGIDEEIAKEVEQTIAELNQAGKLTVKGVEAAYEIAGAAIVAANQIQGQHNQPQADRVAVAKSKLQELKGFASEDRDVALFLAHEFEFITEACGFMLPAAQKQRLTSLKTQLDNAIATNNVSAMQKLTEDGEREIQNLPDEIKKVLIAKEALSKAHMIDPTRANLMADKLSRLLHAMQNDNATEANRIWSEIVPDIRNYGERELATGSIATGITR is encoded by the coding sequence ATGGGTAATGTAGTGGGCATCGACCTGGGCACGACGAATTCCGTTGCCGCCTTTAAGTGGAGTGATAAAGTGGCCGTAGTGACCACTGAAGAAAACGCCGGATTTCGCGACGCACTGACGCGCTCTGTTGTAGCATTAGATGAAGGCAAACTGGTGGTAGGTGATAAAGCCTATAATCAGCTTCGCCAAAAACCAGAAAATGTGGTTATTTCCATCAAACGCTTAATGGGACGAGGGTTTAATGACCCAGCGGTGCAACAGCAATTATCGCGCTTTGGCTACAAAATCAGCCAATCGACTCAAGGCACTGATAACAGTCTGTCGGTGTGGCTAGATGGTCGAGAGTACCAACCGGAAGATATTTCAGCGGAAATCCTGAAAAAAGTGGCAGAAAATGCCCAACTTTATCAGGAAAAATCTGGCAAAAAAATCAAGATTACTCATGCGGTAGTGACGATTCCGGCTTATTTTAATGACAAACAGCGTTATGCTACTCAAAACGCCGTCACCAGAGCCGGTTTAGGGTTGGTGGAACTGCTCCCGGAACCCACGGCGGCGGCTATTTCTTATGGGTTTAAGCCGGATTCCGAAGATGTGAAAACTATTTTAGTTTATGATTTTGGTGGCGGGACGTTTGACTCGTCTTTAATTACCGTATCGGGGAATCAATTTATTGAATCTGGGAAAGCTGGCGATTTGTGGTTGGGTGGCGATGATATCGACCATAAATTATTTGAGTTGGTGAAAGCGAAGGTGGCGGCGGAAGAAGGTATCGCGAATATAGATGCCTTAATTGCCAAAATGCCCCATTACCACCGGGTTCGCTTTTTGGCGGATGTGAAAGTGGCGGTAGAACAAGCGAAAATCGATTTAAGTACGAAAGAAACCGCTCGGATTTTGCCGTCAACGCCTCTATTAGATGAATTTGGGATGACCTTACCTATTGATGTCCCCATCACTCGCCGGGAGCTGGAAGAGATTATTTTGCCTTTGGTGGAAAGAAGTATTGCCATTTGTCAGGATACGCTGAAATATTCTGAGTATCCAGCGGATATGGTAGATATTGTGTTGTTGGTCGGGGGTTCTTCGCAAATTCCGTTAGTCCAAAGCAAGGTTCGGGAAGCGTTTGGCGCTGATAAGGTGGTGGTGCATCCGCGTCCTATGTATGCGGTGGCGGAAGGTGCGGCTATTGTGGCGTCAGGCTTGACGGAAAAAGTCTCTACGGTTTCCCGTGACTACTTTATTGAATTGGTGAATGACCCTCGATATAAAGTTATTAGTCAAGGGGATATTTTGCCGGTAAAAACATCCCATACTTTCCGCACGGAAGCGGACGGACAACGCCTAATTCACTTTAAATTTTACAGCCCCGATCGGGTGAGCGAAGACCTCGATCGCGTCACCCATGATGAGCGCATCGGGGAAATGTGGTTAGCATTAGATAAACCCTATCCACGGGGGACAGAAGTGGCAGTAACCGCAGAACTAGATGAGAAAAATGGCTCTCTGCAAATTACCGCTGCCCTGAAGAATAACCCAGCGGTGCGGGTAAGCTGTTCTTTTTCCCGTGGGGGAATAGATGAAGAAATTGCCAAGGAAGTAGAACAAACCATCGCCGAACTGAATCAAGCGGGTAAATTGACAGTAAAAGGTGTGGAAGCGGCTTATGAAATTGCTGGAGCGGCAATTGTCGCCGCGAATCAAATTCAAGGTCAGCATAATCAACCCCAAGCCGATCGGGTCGCAGTTGCCAAAAGCAAACTCCAAGAATTGAAAGGATTTGCCTCGGAAGACCGCGATGTAGCTTTGTTCTTGGCGCATGAGTTCGAGTTTATCACCGAGGCTTGCGGTTTTATGCTGCCTGCAGCGCAAAAACAACGGCTCACAAGTTTAAAGACCCAACTAGATAATGCTATCGCCACGAATAATGTATCGGCGATGCAAAAACTTACGGAAGATGGCGAACGAGAAATCCAGAATTTGCCCGATGAAATCAAAAAAGTATTGATTGCCAAAGAAGCTCTCTCGAAAGCCCATATGATTGACCCCACTCGTGCTAATCTGATGGCAGATAAATTATCCCGTCTGTTGCACGCGATGCAGAATGACAATGCCACTGAAGCCAATCGGATCTGGAGCGAAATTGTACCAGATATCCGCAATTATGGCGAGCGGGAACTGGCTACCGGAAGTATTGCCACAGGAATCACGCGATGA
- a CDS encoding aspartyl protease produces the protein MMTGEFNQKGELVFEVSLIAADETITWAEAILDTGFTGWLLVNEQDAITLGWKWDIKPKIVQTAGNKTVFSVYEGILLIDKEEFIIPVLAGYRVKEILLGVRWLRFKRLVADFYAGVLTLG, from the coding sequence ATGATGACAGGCGAGTTTAACCAAAAAGGTGAATTAGTTTTCGAGGTAAGTCTGATTGCTGCGGATGAAACCATCACTTGGGCAGAAGCCATCTTAGATACCGGGTTTACCGGTTGGCTACTGGTTAACGAACAAGATGCCATCACCCTTGGATGGAAATGGGATATCAAACCTAAAATTGTGCAAACTGCAGGCAATAAGACTGTATTTAGTGTTTATGAGGGAATTTTACTGATTGATAAGGAGGAGTTCATCATTCCTGTGTTAGCGGGATATCGAGTAAAAGAGATTCTCCTGGGAGTGCGTTGGTTGCGGTTTAAGCGACTGGTGGCGGATTTTTACGCTGGAGTTTTGACTTTAGGTTAG
- a CDS encoding aspartyl protease, which produces MINGEFNRKGELQFDITLIAADETDYPVKAILDTGFNDWLLINNKDAERLRWLQEQEPLKVQTAGGIEFLDIYEGIVLIDGEELIVRVLGGDNIKEVLLGVRWLRFKRLVADFSAGVLTLG; this is translated from the coding sequence ATGATTAATGGCGAGTTTAACCGAAAGGGCGAGTTGCAGTTTGACATTACTTTGATTGCGGCGGATGAAACTGATTATCCAGTTAAGGCAATTCTCGATACTGGTTTCAATGATTGGCTGCTGATTAATAACAAAGATGCGGAGCGTTTGCGGTGGTTGCAGGAACAGGAACCGCTCAAAGTTCAGACAGCAGGAGGGATAGAATTTCTTGATATCTACGAGGGAATTGTACTGATTGATGGGGAGGAGCTAATCGTGAGGGTTTTGGGGGGAGACAATATTAAAGAGGTTCTCCTGGGAGTGCGTTGGTTGCGGTTTAAGCGACTGGTGGCGGATTTTTCTGCTGGAGTTTTGACTTTAGGTTAA
- a CDS encoding DUF928 domain-containing protein — translation MSNRLGKPSQPGKLQLSLGLILVMGIVPATRVNGTSAGELVGDKYQVLLPDSVLATEFEPPEPEPPDDREGSGSRTSCPPVDKPLTALIPSQVNHTLSGHPTFWFYVPYSANVPREVEFVLLDEEENELYKTVVPISGTPGIVSFRLPESKPPLEIGKQYSWQFSYRCNPRIRAEDDYVAGMVKRVAPNAGLMSELEAAKTPLERVELYAKNGLWYETLTTLAELRRDNPRDEDIAAEWRELMRSIGLEHLADEPISNCCTNLQ, via the coding sequence TTGTCAAATCGTTTGGGGAAACCTTCACAACCGGGCAAGTTGCAATTATCCCTGGGGCTGATTCTGGTGATGGGAATCGTGCCAGCGACGCGGGTTAATGGCACTTCTGCAGGGGAATTAGTTGGGGACAAATATCAGGTGCTTTTACCGGATTCGGTTCTAGCCACCGAGTTTGAACCGCCAGAACCGGAACCGCCAGACGATCGGGAAGGTTCGGGGAGTCGCACCTCATGTCCGCCAGTCGATAAACCCCTAACCGCATTAATTCCATCTCAAGTCAACCACACCCTTTCGGGACATCCCACATTCTGGTTTTACGTACCATATAGTGCCAATGTACCGCGTGAAGTGGAGTTCGTCCTTTTGGATGAAGAAGAAAACGAACTGTATAAAACCGTGGTGCCAATTTCCGGGACGCCGGGGATTGTCAGCTTCCGTTTACCGGAAAGCAAACCACCTTTAGAAATTGGCAAACAATATTCGTGGCAATTCTCTTATCGATGCAATCCCAGAATTCGCGCTGAGGACGATTATGTAGCGGGAATGGTGAAACGAGTTGCCCCCAATGCTGGATTAATGAGTGAGTTAGAAGCGGCGAAAACACCGCTAGAGCGAGTGGAATTGTACGCTAAGAATGGGTTGTGGTATGAAACTCTTACTACTCTGGCGGAATTGCGTCGAGATAATCCGAGGGATGAAGATATTGCGGCGGAATGGAGGGAGTTGATGCGGTCGATCGGCTTAGAGCATCTCGCCGATGAACCTATTAGTAACTGCTGCACCAATTTACAGTAG